The following proteins are co-located in the Leptodactylus fuscus isolate aLepFus1 chromosome 8, aLepFus1.hap2, whole genome shotgun sequence genome:
- the MSTN gene encoding growth/differentiation factor 8: protein MLKARACSSIYFCILVVLTPVDLSSINQATEKDTICSSCNWRQNSKSSRIEAIKIQILSKLRLEQAPNISKDAIKHLLPKAPPLEELIDQYDVQSDDSSEGSLEEDDYHATTETIITMPTEPDFLTHEKQKCCYFKFSSIIQYNKIAKAQLWLYLKPVQKRTTVFLQTFRLPRYLNDNIRSTGIRPLKLEMNPGPGIWKSIDVKTALQNWLKQLESNIGIEIKATDENGRDIPVGHRGSNEDGLNPFIEVKVMDTPKRSRRDFGLDCDEHSTESRCCRYPLTVDFEAFGWDWIIAPKRYKANYCSGECGVVFLQKYPHTHLVQQANPRGSAGPCCTPTKMSPINMLYFNENEQIIYGKIPAMVVDRCGCS from the exons ATGTTAAAGGCACGTGCTTGTAGTTCTATCTACTTCTGTATTCTGGTAGTACTTACTCCAGTGGATCTGAGCAGCATCAATCAAGCAACAGAAAAGGACACCATTTGTAGTTCTTGTAACTGGAGGCAGAACAGCAAATCTTCAAGAATAGAAGCTATAAAAATACAGATACTAAGCAAACTGCGACTGGAGCAAGCACCTAATATCAGTAAGGATGCAATAAAACATCTTTTGCCTAAAGCTCCACCATTAGAAGAGCTTATTGATCAGTATGATGTCCAAAGTGATGACAGCAGTGAAGGATCTTTGGAAGAAGATGATTATCATGCCACCACTGAGACCATTATCACCATGCCCACAGAGC CTGATTTTTTGACACATGAAAAGCAAAAATGCTGCTACTTCAAGTTCAGTTCTATCATTCAATACAATAAAATAGCAAAGGCTCAGCTATGGCTATATTTGAAACCTGTCCAAAAACGTACAACAGTTTTTCTACAGACCTTCAGGTTACCCAGATATTTGAATGATAATATACGGTCTACCGGAATCAGACCACTAAAGCTTGAAATGAACCCTGGGCCTGGAATTTGGAAAAGCATTGATGTGAAAACTGCTCTTCAAAATTGGCTTAAGCAACTTGAATCCAATATTGGCATTGAAATCAAAGCTACTGATGAAAATGGAAGAGATATCCCAGTTGGGCATCGTGGTTCTAATGAAGATGGGCTG AATCCATTCATAGAAGTGAAGGTTATGGACACTCCAAAAAGATCCCGGAGAGATTTTGGCCTAGACTGTGATGAGCACTCTACAGAGTCTCGGTGCTGTCGATATCCCCTGACTGTAGATTTTGAAGCATTTGGATGGGACTGGATTATTGCACCGAAAAGATATAAAGCTAATTACTGCTCTGGGGAATGTGGAGTTGTGTTTTTGCAAAAATATCCTCATACTCATCTGGTCCAGCAAGCAAACCCTAGGGGTTCTGCAGGCCCCTGCTGTACGCCAACAAAAATGTCCCCAATCAACATGTTGTATTTCAATGAAAATGAGCAAATTATCTATGGGAAAATTCCTGCAATGGTGGTAGATCGATGTGGTTGTTCATGA